One Penaeus chinensis breed Huanghai No. 1 chromosome 12, ASM1920278v2, whole genome shotgun sequence DNA segment encodes these proteins:
- the LOC125031268 gene encoding probable acyl-CoA dehydrogenase YngJ isoform X1, protein MKNWGKGEFWGVGSDYDPDWILTEGQKKLRGDLIELCRTKIRPQASKCDRNYTFPRESMNAMSELGLLGLIVPKELGGLGENHVCSAMISETIARYGCPSTAMVYTMHISAVSTLLFRYHDNPHIQDLLRRLDKDKLVGTLSYSDPATGGHFWYPLSSKVKVLDENMVRLFKYGSWATSSGHADWYTIQTVSPDFGGDFSNLSCFLVYKDEIRANTEDWDALGMHGNMSGPLIIEGKFSIERMIGPPGDGRKSNDECVAPIFSLNSTSVWNGISLACMDVAKRHVTRKAHADVGMRVCDYPTIQDYFGECMSHTNSSRTFLFSLAQALDNATNNGDWNTRVHTDGRSKFTHWLFQAKFIAAKNVSKVGDKMLHACGGSGYKTDLGLERLLRDGKAGWVMAVSNEVTRQIVGKDCARGA, encoded by the exons ATGAAGAACTGGGGTAAAGGAGAGTTCTGGGGCGTTGGCTCTGACTACGACCCCGACTGGATTTTGACGGAGGGGCAGAAGAAGCTCCGCGGCGATCTCATAGAGCTGTGCAGGACCAAGATCAGGCCGCAAGCT TCTAAGTGCGACCGTAATTATACTTTTCCACGAGAATCCATGAACGCCATGTCTGAACTTGGTCTGCTGGGTCTAATTGTCCCCAAAGAATTGGGAGGCCTTGGAGAGAACCACGTGTGTTCTGCCATGATAAGCGAGACCATTGCCCGCTACGGCTGCCCTTCCACCGCCATGGTTTACA CCATGCACATATCCGCAGTATCCACCCTGCTCTTCCGTTACCACGACAACCCACATATCCAAGACCTCCTTCGACGCCTTGACAAGGATAAGCTAGTAGGAACTCTCTCCTATTCTGATCCAGCAACTG gGGGTCATTTCTGGTACCCACTATCTTCGAAGGTGAAGGTACTGGACGAAAACATGGTGCGGCTCTTCAAGTACGGTTCGTGGGCGACAAGCAGCGGCCACGCGGACTGGTACACCATCCAGACCGTGAGTCCTGACTTCGGGGGAGACTTCTCCAACCTGTCTTGCTTCTTGGTCTACAAG GACGAAATCCGAGCCAACACCGAAGACTGGGACGCCTTGGGCATGCACGGCAACATGTCCGGCCCGCTCATCATCGAGGGCAAGTTCTCCATCGAAAGAATGATTGGCCCTCCTGGAGATGGCCGAAAG AGCAACGACGAGTGCGTGGCTCCCATCTTCTCCCTGAATTCGACGTCAGTGTGGAACGGAATCTCCCTGGCGTGTATGGATGTGGCCAAAAGACACGTGACCCGCAAAGCACACGCTGACGTGGGAATGCGGGTATGCGACTACCCAACCATCCAG GATTATTTTGGCGAGTGCATGAGTCACACGAATTCGTCACGAACGTTTCTGTTCAGTCTGGCGCAGGCCCTCGACAACGCCACCAACAACGGGGACTGGAACACTCGGGTTCACACCGACGGCAG GTCAAAGTTTACACATTGGTTGTTCCAAGCCAAGTTCATTGCTGCCAAGAACGTGTCGAAAGTTGGTGATAAGATGCTTCATGCCTGCGGGGGGTCCGGGTACAAG ACTGACCTTGGCTTGGAGCGGCTACTGCGAGACGGCAAGGCGGGCTGGGTCATGGCGGTGTCAAACGAGGTCACGAGGCAGATAGTGGGGAAAGACTGTGCTCGAGGGGCTTAG